From Apium graveolens cultivar Ventura chromosome 9, ASM990537v1, whole genome shotgun sequence, the proteins below share one genomic window:
- the LOC141686616 gene encoding telomere repeat-binding factor 1-like, whose translation MGAPKQKWTAEEEAALKAGIAKHGIGKWSTIIKDTEFSTALHLRTNVDLKDKWRNMNAFSSGLSRQRFKPVTSNTQVSPMVCDESRSLITVSFGDETICDAKSLATISENFPNCGSKRPISRLDDHILEAITNLKEPHGSNRGAIGAYIEEQYSAPPKFKSLLAAKLKLLTDDRKLIKVKHQYRIAPSLATLDVKKNNSPLLLDDRKDSSIPRMNDTVGPTSPLLNGINCPSQAVGTDQISASFLLKGDKPVNRIAKKNHLEVLTRADIDAELRKMICMTPEEAAYVAAQAVKEAEEAMAEAEQATKEAEDAEREADAARAFADASSLALERRKMRW comes from the exons ATGGGCGCTCCAAAGCAGAAGTGGACAGCAGAAGAGGAAGCTGCTCTAAAAGCTGGAATTGCTAAACATGGAATAGGAAAATGGAGCACCATTATTAAAGACACCGAGTTTTCTACTGCATTGCATTTGCGTACAAATGTTGACTTGAAG GATAAATGGAGAAATATGAATGCTTTCTCCAGTGGGTTATCGCGACAGAGGTTCAAGCCTGTAACTAGTAATACTCAAGTGTCCCCCATGGTTTGTGATGAGTCCAGGTCTCTTATCACTGTTTCATTTGGTGATGAAACAATATGTGATGCCAAATCTCTTGCAACAATTAGCGAAAATTTCCCAAATTGTGGTTCTAAAAGACCAATTTCAAG GTTGGATGATCATATATTAGAGGCTATAACCAATTTGAAGGAGCCTCATGGTTCAAACCGGGGTGCAATTGGCGCATATATAGAG GAACAATACTCAGCACCTCCGAAGTTCAAAAGTTTGTTGGCTGCAAAATTGAAGCTTTTGACAGATGACAGGAAATTAATTAAG GTAAAACATCAGTACAGGATTGCACCATCTTTGGCTACTCTGGATGTAAAAAAGAACAATTCCCCGTTGCTGCTGGATGACAGGAAGGATAGTTCTATACCAAGGATGAATGACACCGTAGGTCCTACTTCCCCATTGCTTAATGGAATAAATTGTCCTTCACAAGCAGTGGGGACTGACCAGATCAGTGCTTCATTTTTGCTGAAAGGAGACAAGCCAGTTAACCGAATTGCAAAAAAGAATCACCTTGAAGTTCTTACAAGAGCTGATATTGATGCAGAGTTGAGAAAGATGATATGTATGACTCCAGAGGAGGCAGCATATGTGGCCGCACAAGCAGTCAAAGAAGCTGAAGAAGCTATGGCTGAGGCTGAACAGGCAACAAAAGAAGCAGAGGATGCAGAACGCGAGGCAGATGCAGCACGAGCTTTTGCTGACGCATCAAGTCTGGCTTTGGAGCGTAGAAAAATGCGATGGTGA